Proteins encoded together in one Marinobacter salsuginis window:
- a CDS encoding SixA phosphatase family protein, producing the protein MQLLIMRHGEAGWHTLDQERELTESGRLGAAEVAARIAESPWRPKLIWSSPYVRARQTAAIVSEILNCPVEEKLFITPDDDPGACLDALIEQHESPLMIVSHMPLVGSLATLLVDAHRRGIPFMTSQAVMLDMPVVGPGCADLKAQFLP; encoded by the coding sequence TTGCAACTGCTCATCATGCGTCACGGCGAAGCCGGCTGGCACACGCTGGATCAGGAGCGTGAACTGACAGAATCCGGCCGCCTGGGCGCGGCCGAAGTGGCTGCCCGCATCGCCGAGTCGCCCTGGCGCCCCAAACTGATATGGAGCAGCCCATACGTCCGGGCCCGGCAAACAGCGGCGATTGTTTCCGAGATCCTGAATTGTCCCGTTGAAGAAAAGCTGTTTATCACCCCGGACGACGATCCCGGCGCTTGCCTCGATGCATTGATTGAACAGCACGAATCGCCATTGATGATTGTCTCCCACATGCCGCTGGTCGGTAGTCTTGCCACCCTCCTGGTAGATGCCCACCGCCGGGGCATTCCGTTCATGACTTCCCAGGCGGTGATGCTCGATATGCCGGTGGTTGGCCCGGGCTGC